The Vairimorpha necatrix chromosome 11, complete sequence genome window below encodes:
- a CDS encoding WD40 repeat domain-containing protein → MNKQIIEKNEDIRIIMYKEGEILIFSDDLILVKNFKQDVLYLYKTYFVDNFKNLYKIIEDNPVKICQLKKRVSKIVEYNNNIFILDVFGDVYKLEEDKLIFIFGSLCSIKDIHIFNDKFYILDKYQRLRICQQDGKILNYEFGIKENLITTLDNKIKYMRDNDLEHEKIKNNIIFENYKIFIGEKFLHIFDSQKYQKISNNIEYGNINFGTNGLCYGLENEKLILLTKK, encoded by the coding sequence AtgaataaacaaattatagaaaaaaacgAAGATATAAGAATAATAATGTATAAAGAAGgagaaatattaatattttctgaTGATTTAATtctagtaaaaaattttaaacaagacgttttatatttgtacaAGACATACTTTGTagacaattttaaaaatttatataagatTATAGAAGACAATCCAGTAAAAATTTGCCAATTAAAAAAGCGTGTCAGTAAAATAGTCGAatacaataataatatttttattttggaTGTTTTCGGGGATGTTTATAAACTCGAAGAAGACAAATTGATATTTATCTTTGGTTCGTTATGTTCTATCAAGGatatacatatttttaatgataaattttatattttggaCAAATATCAAAGATTGCGAATATGTCAACAAGACGGGAAAATCTTAAATTATGAATTTGGTATAAAAGAGAATCTAATCACGACACTGGATAacaagataaaatatatgagAGATAATGATTTAGaacatgaaaaaattaaaaacaatataattttcgaaaattataaaatttttataggtgaaaaatttttacacaTTTTTGATTCTCAAAAATATCAGAAgatttctaataatattgaatatggtaatattaattttggtACTAATGGACTTTGTTATGGACttgaaaatgaaaaattaatacttcttacaaaaaaataa
- a CDS encoding ribosomal protein eS10, which produces MSLTNSQKVAVMKHFKNKGSLLVYDRKLEKNEILDINNKKLRSYIQSLKDQGYIEEHYVWQQLYCFATESGMKYFNDQLEIPDVIEEGIRMEAVQQKEE; this is translated from the coding sequence ATGTCCTTAACAAACAGCCAAAAAGTCGCAGTGAtgaaacattttaaaaataagggAAGTCTTTTGGTATATGATagaaaattagaaaaaaatgaaattttagatattaataataaaaaattgagaAGCTACATTCAATCTCTTAAGGACCAAGGATATATTGAAGAACATTATGTTTGGCAACAATTGTACTGTTTTGCTACCGAATCTggaatgaaatattttaatgacCAGTTAGAAATCCCTGATGTAATTGAGGAAGGAATAAGAATGGAGGCTGTACAACAGAAAGAAGAATAA
- a CDS encoding gamma-glutamyltranspeptidase, whose amino-acid sequence MNAEIKCKPNSLDLKEKMILYKNNIINIVLNCFKKKFHIRKFEIKIIDMLTFCILFLLQIEHSYAHNNGIYQSYAVSSELPIASEIGVKIMERGGNAVDAAIGICIAIGIENAFSSGIGGGGFALVKKRGESEPAYMLDFREKSGENFVLSDYIKNPEKTSVGGAAVAIPSEVRGLKHLHDKMGKLPWSKLFTECIELCKNFRVSKEIKKRIERHKEFILKDRGLSEIYSRNGVLLSEGDYIERKNYMKTLEIISKDPESFYVGDLSKHMIKSINSNGGNVTERDFENVQPVERKVITEKYKDYNVYTTSLPSSGALVIKALKLLERYDLVEIYKTSKKNNKARHIHLLVEILKFVMSQRGIMGDPKYLPAFNTVTEDLFGKTNLDIIFKKLNTEKTLKFEEYNVNEFNVVDHGTTHINVVDKDGLAVALTSTINLEWGAKFMDPITGIIFNNQIDDFYFPKSFDENSRVANIAGPNKIPLSSIAPVILENKEEMILLGAAGGIRIPTSIIEVLFWLSLDFDLKQAIDKPRLHHQLDPNVLYVEWSEDAKVQEYLRSLGHKVETSNTNSIFTSVQGIKIDYKNNKKRIHAVSDKRKGGMTAGK is encoded by the coding sequence ATGAATGCTGAAATCAAGTGCAAACCAAATTCCTTAGACttaaaagagaaaatgatattgtataaaaacaatataattaaCATTGTTTTgaattgttttaaaaaaaaatttcatataagaaaatttgaaataaaaataatagacATGTTAACATTCtgtattttgtttttactaCAAATAGAACATTCATATGCTCATAACAATGGGATATATCAAAGTTACGCAGTAAGTTCAGAACTTCCTATTGCATCTGAAATTGGTGTAAAAATCATGGAAAGAGGTGGAAATGCAGTGGACGCAGCAATAGGAATTTGTATCGCTATAGGTATCGAAAATGCATTTTCTTCTGGAATTGGAGGCGGTGGCTTTGCTTTAGTCAAAAAAAGAGGCGAAAGCGAGCCGGCTTATATGTTAGATTTTAGAGAAAAATCTGGTGAAAATTTCGTATTATcagattatataaaaaatcccGAAAAAACTTCTGTGGGCGGCGCTGCTGTCGCCATACCATCAGAAGTTAGAGGATTGAAACATTTACATGATAAAATGGGAAAACTTCCATGgtcaaaattatttacagAATGTATAGAAttgtgtaaaaattttagagttagtaaagaaataaaaaaacgaatTGAACGtcataaagaatttatcttaAAAGATCGTGGTCTTAGTGAAATATATTCTAGAAATGGTGTATTACTATCGGAAGGAGATTACatagaaagaaaaaattatatgaaaacTTTGGAAATAATTAGTAAGGATCCAGAATCATTTTATGTCGGCGATCTTTCAAAGCACATGataaaatctataaattCTAATGGTGGAAATGTAACTGAAAGAGACTTTGAGAATGTTCAACCTGTCGAGAGAAAAGTAATTacagaaaaatataaagattaCAATGTTTATACTACTTCTTTACCTTCGTCTGGTGCGCTCGTTATCAAAgctttaaaacttttagaAAGGTATGATCTTGTCGAAATATACAAaacaagtaaaaaaaataataaagcaCGTCACATACATTTACTGGTAgaaatattgaaatttgTCATGTCTCAACGAGGAATAATGGGAGatccaaaatatttaccaGCGTTTAATACGGTAACGGAAGATTTATTTGGTAAAACTAATCTcgatatcatttttaaaaaattgaatacaGAAAAAACACTTAAATTTGAAGAATACAATGTTAACGAATTTAATGTAGTAGACCACGGGACGACACATATAAATGTGGTAGATAAAGACGGCCTTGCTGTTGCATTAACGAGCACAATCAATTTAGAATGGGGTGCAAAGTTCATGGATCCGATAACGggaataattttcaataatcAAATAGACgacttttattttccaaAATCGTTCGATGAAAATTCGAGAGTTGCGAATATTGCAGGCCCAAACAAAATTCCTTTAAGCTCCATTGCTCCAGTTATATTAGagaataaagaagaaatgaTTCTATTAGGCGCAGCTGGTGGAATAAGAATTCCGACCTCTATTATTGAAGTGTTGTTCTGGTTATCATTGGACTTTGATCTAAAACAAGCTATTGATAAGCCTCGATTGCATCATCAATTAGATCCAAATGTTCTTTATGTAGAATGGTCTGAAGATGCTAAAGTTCAAGAATATCTTAGAAGTTTAGGCCATAAAGTTGAAACTTCAAACACGAATTCGATTTTCACTTCTGTCCAAGgaataaaaattgattataaaaacaataaaaaaagaatccATGCAGTTTCAGATAAGCGTAAAGGTGGAATGACTGCGGggaaataa
- a CDS encoding ribosomal protein eL32, with translation MEEQFTAPNPLIAIKEEFRKKIKFVRHHSDRYNRVKPSWRKPRGIDSNVRKGLHGQRKMPKIGYKKPDVVRYLLPNGLRKFIIHNADDLEPLICLNRTYCAEIAHSVGAKKRIAIVNRAKELGIHVTNEKARLVEAIPE, from the coding sequence ATGGAAGAACAGTTTACAGCACCAAATCCTTTGATTGCTATCAAAGAAGAATTCAGAAAAAAGATTAAGTTTGTAAGACACCATTCAGACAGATACAATAGAGTTAAACCATCCTGGAGAAAACCAAGAGGAATTGACTCCAATGTCAGAAAAGGCTTACACGGGCAGAGAAAAATGCCCAAGATCGGGTATAAGAAGCCAGACGTGGTAAGATATTTGCTACCTAATGGATTAAGAAAATTCATCATCCATAATGCCGATGATCTTGAGCCACTTATTTGCTTAAACAGAACTTATTGCGCTGAAATTGCTCACTCTGTAGGAgctaaaaaaagaattgcGATTGTTAACAGGGCCAAGGAACTAGGAATTCACGTAACAAATGAAAAGGCCAGATTGGTAGAAGCCATTCCtgaataa